A region of Anoplopoma fimbria isolate UVic2021 breed Golden Eagle Sablefish chromosome 24, Afim_UVic_2022, whole genome shotgun sequence DNA encodes the following proteins:
- the kcnip1b gene encoding Kv channel-interacting protein 1b, whose product MGAVVGTLTMQTKQRRPSRDKLDDELEMTTVCHRPEGLDQLEAQTNFSKQELQILYRGFKNECPSGVVDEETFKHIYAQFFPHGDASMYAHYLFNAFDTTNNGSIKFKDFVMGLSILLRGTLREKLEWTFHLYDINKDGYINREEMTEIVRAIYDMMGKYTYPAIKGDVPQQHVDAFFQKMDKNKDGVVTLEEFIIACQEDETMMNSMQLFENVM is encoded by the exons ATGGGTGCAGTGGTGGGCACTTTGACCATGCAAACCAAGCAGAGGAGACCATCCAGAG ATAAACTAGACGATGAGCTTGAGATGACGACGGTGTGTCACAGGCCAGAGGGTCTTGACCAACTGGAAGCCCAAACTAACTTCAGCAAGCAGGAGCTGCAGATCCTCTATCGTGGATTCAAGAAT gaATGTCCAAGTGGGGTTGTAGATGAGgagacatttaaacacatttacgCACAGTTCTTCCCTCATGGAG atgcAAGCATGTACGCACATTATCTTTTCAATGCATTTGACACTACAAACAATGGCTCCATTAAGTTTAAG GACTTTGTAATGGGTTTGTCTATACTGCTGCGAGGAACACTGAGAGAAAAGCTTGAGTGGACGTTTCACCTTTATGACATCAACAAAGATGGCTACATAAACAGAGAG GAAATGACTGAGATTGTGAGGGCCATTTATGACATGATGGGCAAGTACACCTACCCGGCAATAAAAGGGGACGTCCCGCAGCAGCATGTGGACGCCTTTTTCCAG aaaatggataaaaacaaagatggagtgGTGACATTAGAGGAGTTTATTATAGCCTGCCAGGAG GATGAAACCATGATGAATTCCATGCAGCTGTTCGAAAACGTGATGTAG